A stretch of the Zonotrichia albicollis isolate bZonAlb1 chromosome 29, bZonAlb1.hap1, whole genome shotgun sequence genome encodes the following:
- the SLC39A3 gene encoding zinc transporter ZIP3 produces the protein MRIVVAKVLCLLGICVLLLAGALLPVRLIEADHEKAQRSRRLLALWNSFGGGVFLATCFNALLPAVRGKLDEVLRQNNVSTDYPVAETIMMVGFFLSVFVDQLFLSLQKEKPSFIDLETFNAGSDAGSDSEYESPFMASPRGRAPFGEPGLHPPGLHLPELARCGPRRLLGLVFALCTHSIFEGLALGLQEDGSRVVSLFLGVAVHETLVAVALGISMAKASLALRDAAKLAVAVCLMIPLGIGVGMGIESSRSAAGSIASLLLQGVAGGTFLFVTFFEILAKELEDKSHRLLKVLCLVLGYAALAGLVLVPW, from the exons ATGAGGATCGTGGTGGCCAAggtgctgtgcctgctgggcATCTGCGTGCTGCTGCTGGCCGGGGCGCTGCTGCCCGTGCGCCTCATCGAGGCCGACCACGAGAAGGCTCAGCGCTCCCGCCGCCTGCTGGCGCTCTGGAACTCCTTCGGGGGCGGCGTCTTCCTGGCCACGTGCTTCAACGCGCTGCTGCCCGCCGTCCGGGGcaag CTTGATGAGGTGCTCAGGCAGAACAACGTGAGCACGGACTACCCGGTGGCCGAGACCATCATGATGGTCGGCTTCTTCCTTTCTGTCTTCGTGGACCAGCTCTTCCTGAGCCTGCAGAAGGAGAAGCCGTCCTTCATCGACCTGGAGACGTTCAACGCGGGCTCGGACGCGGGCAGCGACTCGGAGTACGAGAGCCCCTTCATGGCGTCGCCGCGCGGGCGCGCGCCCTTCGGCGAGCCCGGCCTGCACCCGCCCGGCCTGCACCTGCCCGAGCTGGCGCGCTGCGGGCCCCGCCGCCTGCTGGGGCTGGTCTTTGCCCTCTGCACCCACTCCATCTTCGAGGGCTTGGCGCTGGGCCTGCAGGAGGACGGCAGCAGAGTGGTCAGTCTGTTCCTGGGAGTGGCCGTGCACGAAACGCTGGTGGCCGTGGCTTTGGGCATCAGCATGGCCAAGGCGTCGCTGGCGCTGAGGGACGCGGCCAAGCTGGCGGTGGCCGTGTGCCTGATGATCCCGCTGGGCATCGGGGTGGGCATGGGCATCGAGAGCAGCCGCAGCGCCGCAGGCAGCATcgcctccctgctgctgcagggcgtCGCCGGCGGCACCTTCCTCTTCGTCACCTTCTTCGAGATCCTggccaaggagctggaggatAAAAGCCACCGGCTGCTCAAGGTGCTGTGCTTGGTGCTGGGTTACGCCGCGCTGGCCGGGCTGGTGCTCGTGCCGTGGTGA
- the DIRAS1 gene encoding GTP-binding protein Di-Ras1, with product MPEQSNDYRVVVFGAGGVGKSSLVLRFVKGTFRDTYIPTIEDTYRQVISCDKSVCTLQITDTTGSHQFPAMQRLSISKGHAFILVFSVTSKQSLEELKPIYQQIVQIKGSVESIPIMLVGNKCDETQREVESREGEAMAKEWKCAFMETSAKMNYNVKELFQELLNLEKRRNVSLTIDGKRSSKQKRTDKIKGKCSIM from the coding sequence ATGCCGGAGCAGAGCAACGATTACCGCGTGGTGGTGTTCGGAGCCGGCGGCGTGGGCAAGAGCTCGCTGGTGCTGCGCTTCGTCAAGGGGACCTTCCGCGACACCTACATCCCCACCATCGAGGACACCTACCGGCAGGTGATCAGCTGCGACAAGAGCGTGTGCACGCTGCAGATCACCGACACCACCGGCAGCCACCAGTTCCCGGCCATGCAGCGCCTGTCCATCTCCAAGGGCCATGCCTTCATCCTGGTCTTCTCGGTCACCAGCAAGCAGTCGCTGGAGGAGCTGAAGCCCATCTACCAGCAGATCGTGCAGATCAAGGGCAGCGTGGAGAGCATCCCCATCATGCTGGTGGGCAACAAGTGCGACGAGACGCAGCGCGAggtggagagcagggagggggaggCCATGGCCAAGGAGTGGAAATGCGCCTTCATGGAGACCTCGGCCAAGATGAACTACAACGTCAAGGAGctcttccaggagctgctgaacctggagaagaggaggaacgTCAGCCTCACCATCGACGGGAAGCGCTCCAGCAAGCAGAAGAGGACAGACAAAATCAAGGGGAAGTGCAGCATCATGTAG